In one Misgurnus anguillicaudatus chromosome 1, ASM2758022v2, whole genome shotgun sequence genomic region, the following are encoded:
- the tbc1d30 gene encoding TBC1 domain family member 30 isoform X2 → MSGEEVGKEELKEIDICDNIGSEEESGVFLNSDASYIDGFSAFHRWVSNRRLSSDGNYEDDEQRASRTSSIVDCLLVELYDTYSINGFRGVDSSTEASSSDAFLGRSNTGANFLQELQEKHTRRHQMKYLSQKGPEELKWIIQEVKYRIGVQSAKLVRQVKRKDRLQQKVQKNFDIVTACLQAVSQKRRVDTRLKFTIEPSLGKNGFQQWYDALKAVVRLPAGIPKEWRKRVWLTLADQYLHSISIDWEKTMRFAFNDRSNPDDDSLGIQIVKDLHRTGCSSYCGQEAEQDRVVLKRVLLAYARWNKTVGYCQGFNVLAALILEVTEGHEGDALKVMIYLIDKVLPDSYFANNLRALSVDMAVFRDLLRIKLPELSQHLNHLQKVANREGGGSYEPPLTNVFTMQWFLTMFATCLPHHTVLKIWDSVFFEGSEMLLHVALAIWAKLGERIEECQTADEFYSTMGCLTQEMLEHNLIDSNELMQTVYSMAPFPFPQLTELREKYTYNITPFPAPVRANSSQALNGWESDDDVDMDDEDPIITALGCLGPLGGLLAPEIQRYQKHLKDQKAVQSSHGSNMAELSPGAVGTGRAEHQAAINSMMLERMSTDINALKKQYSRIKQKQLQQAGLLYIHTDKCPATSILSSQLGPSPVVNHLLLGRKPRPDQQSSKNGIIHNGGLHPVPQAHSSPCQSQTSRARLNSPWRSHVRTHRRNIARARAQLGFDDSLELEDDETPVRKTEEEEERKSEEEEVKETACEEQEKVETSEEVTIVARSSDVSLQDHSFGEEEEEVQEIENKLSSLELKPLPEPTSNEPEAQTPPPEPLPKMDSNPNDLHPLPTTCNQASDSSSSESGRSPSTLAREPPKPQQIFSPFPCIKTPRKSVAARNLGLYGPTARTPNVHFPQMSRSINRVGSTTKRR, encoded by the exons ATGTCTGGAGAGGAGGTCGGTAAAGAAGAACTTAAAGAGATTGACATATGTGACAATATCGGCTCAGAAGAAGAGAGTGGAGTTTTCCTTAACTCAGATGCGTCGTATATTGACGGCTTCTCGGCTTTCCACAGATGGGTTTCAAATAGACGTTTATCCTCAGATGGAAATT ATGAAGATGATGAGCAGAGAGCGTCCCGGACATCATCTATTGTGGATTGTCTGTTAGTGGAGCTTTATGACACATACAGCATTAACGGTTTCAGAGGGGTAGACAGCTCCACCGAAGCTTCCAGTTCAGATGCTTTTCTCGGGCGAAGTAACACCGGCGCGAACTTTCTGCAAGAACTTCAGGAGAAACACACGAGACGCCATCAGATGAAATATCTCTCTCAAAAAG GTCCAGAGGAACTAAAGTGGATCATTCAGGAGGTGAAATACCGCATTGGGGTCCAGTCTGCCAAACTGGTGCGTCAGGTGAAGAGAAAGGACCGACTACAGCAGAAAGTACAGAAGAACTTTGATATAGTTACTGCCTGTCTTCAAGCCGTCTCTCAGAAAAGAC GGGTCGACACCAGGTTGAAGTTCACCATCGAACCATCTCTTGGCAAGAATGGATTTCAACAA TGGTATGATGCCCTGAAAGCTGTGGTGAGGCTCCCAGCTGGCATCCCCAAAGAATGGAGGAAGAGG GTGTGGCTGACATTAGCCGATCAGTACCTCCACAGCATCTCCATCGACTGGGAGAAAACAATGAGGTTTGCTTTCAATGATCGCAGCAATCCAGACGATGACTCGCTGGGAATACAAATAGTAAAa GACTTGCATCGGACGGGCTGCAGCTCCTACTGTGGCCAGGAGGCCGAGCAGGACCGGGTGGTTTTAAAGCGAGTACTGCTGGCATACGCCCGCTGGAACAAGACTGTGGGCTATTGCCAGGGCTTTAATGTTTTGGCTGCCCTCATCCTGGAGGTCACAGAGGGACACGAAGGAGATGCATTAAAG GTGATGATATATTTGATCGATAAGGTGCTTCCTGATAGCTACTTTGCCAATAATCTACGTGCACTCTCTGTGGACATGGCCGTGTTCAGGGATCTGCTACGAATAAAGCTTCCAGAACTTTCTCAGCATCTTAATCATCTCCAAAAAGTAGCCAATCGGGAAGGAGGAG GCAGCTATGAACCGCCACTCACTAACGTCTTCACCATGCAGTGGTTTCTTACCATGTTCGCCACCTGTCTGCCCCACCACACCGTACTGAAGATCTGGGACTCTGTGTTTTTTGAGGGGTCGGAAATGCTGCTTCATGTAGCTCTGGCCATCTGGGCCAAACTCGGAGA GAGGATTGAGGAGTGTCAGACCGCTGATGAGTTTTATAGTACAATGGGCTGCCTGACACAGGAAATGCTGGAGCACAACCTGATCGACTCTAATGAACTTATGCAG ACTGTCTACTCCATGGCTCCCTTCCCATTCCCCCAACTGACCGAACTCAGGGAGAAATACACATATAACATCACCCCGTTCCCTGCACCTGTCAGAGCTAACAGCAG TCAGGCACTCAATGGATGGGAGAGTGATGATGATGTTGACATGGATGATGAAGATCCCATCATTACTGCTCTTGGTTGCCTGGGGCCCCTCGGTGGACTTCTGGCCCCTGAGATCCAGAGATACCAAAAACATCTTAAAG ATCAGAAAGCAGTGCAGAGCTCTCACGGCAGTAACATGGCTGAGCTCAGTCCCGGGGCGGTGGGTACGGGACGGGCGGAGCATCAGGCTGCCATCAACAGTATGATGCTGGAGCGCATGAGCACCGACATCAATGCGCTGAAAAAACAATACTCGCgcatcaaacaaaaacaactgCAGCAAGCCGGTCTACTCTACATTCATACAG ATAAATGTCCAGCCACCAGTATCCTTTCCTCCCAACTCGGTCCCTCCCCTGTGGTTAACCATCTTCTCCTGGGTAGGAAGCCCAGGCCTGATCAGCAGTCTTCCAAGAATGGTATCATACATAATGGAGGACTGCACCCTGTACCCCAAGCCCACTCTTCCCCATGCCAGAGCCAGACGTCCAGGGCCAGGCTCAATTCCCCCTGGCGCAGCCACGTGCGGACTCATCGGAGGAACATCGCCAGAGCTCGGGCCCAGCTCGGTTTTGATGATTCTCTGGAATTAGAGGATGACGAAACTCCTGTGAGAAAAACAGAAGAGGAAGAAGAGAGAAAAAGTGAGGAAGAAGAGGTAAAAGAGACTGCATGTGAAGAGCAGGAAAAGGTGGAGACATCTGAAGAGGTGACCATTGTGGCTAGAAGCTCAGATGTGTCTCTGCAAGACCACAGCTTTggagaagaagaggaggaggtcCAAGAGATAGAGAACAAGCTGTCTTCTCTGGAGCTGAAACCTTTACCAGAACCAACCTCAAATGAACCAGAGGCACAGACACCACCTCCAGAACCCCTGCCTAAGATGGACTCCAACCCCAATGATCTTCACCCACTCCCAACCACCTGTAATCAAGCTTCAGACTCTTCTAGCTCTGAAAGTGGAAGAAGCCCCTCAACCTTAGCCAGGGAACCCCCAAAACCACAGCAGATCTTTTCTCCTTTCCCCTGCATCAAAACACCTCGCAAGTCTGTTGCTGCAAGAAACCTGGGACTGTACGGTCCAACCGCCAGAACTCCAAATGTGCACTTTCCCCAGATGAGTAGAAGTATAAACCGTGTAGGAAGCACCACCAAGCGACGCTAA
- the tbc1d30 gene encoding TBC1 domain family member 30 isoform X1 produces MSGEEVGKEELKEIDICDNIGSEEESGVFLNSDASYIDGFSAFHRWVSNRRLSSDGNYEDDEQRASRTSSIVDCLLVELYDTYSINGFRGVDSSTEASSSDAFLGRSNTGANFLQELQEKHTRRHQMKYLSQKGPEELKWIIQEVKYRIGVQSAKLVRQVKRKDRLQQKVQKNFDIVTACLQAVSQKRRVDTRLKFTIEPSLGKNGFQQWYDALKAVVRLPAGIPKEWRKRVWLTLADQYLHSISIDWEKTMRFAFNDRSNPDDDSLGIQIVKDLHRTGCSSYCGQEAEQDRVVLKRVLLAYARWNKTVGYCQGFNVLAALILEVTEGHEGDALKVMIYLIDKVLPDSYFANNLRALSVDMAVFRDLLRIKLPELSQHLNHLQKVANREGGGSYEPPLTNVFTMQWFLTMFATCLPHHTVLKIWDSVFFEGSEMLLHVALAIWAKLGERIEECQTADEFYSTMGCLTQEMLEHNLIDSNELMQTVYSMAPFPFPQLTELREKYTYNITPFPAPVRANSSQALNGWESDDDVDMDDEDPIITALGCLGPLGGLLAPEIQRYQKHLKDQKAVQSSHGSNMAELSPGAVGTGRAEHQAAINSMMLERMSTDINALKKQYSRIKQKQLQQAGLLYIHTGLPVEAETIEPHQPSKAQKHHTDKCPATSILSSQLGPSPVVNHLLLGRKPRPDQQSSKNGIIHNGGLHPVPQAHSSPCQSQTSRARLNSPWRSHVRTHRRNIARARAQLGFDDSLELEDDETPVRKTEEEEERKSEEEEVKETACEEQEKVETSEEVTIVARSSDVSLQDHSFGEEEEEVQEIENKLSSLELKPLPEPTSNEPEAQTPPPEPLPKMDSNPNDLHPLPTTCNQASDSSSSESGRSPSTLAREPPKPQQIFSPFPCIKTPRKSVAARNLGLYGPTARTPNVHFPQMSRSINRVGSTTKRR; encoded by the exons ATGTCTGGAGAGGAGGTCGGTAAAGAAGAACTTAAAGAGATTGACATATGTGACAATATCGGCTCAGAAGAAGAGAGTGGAGTTTTCCTTAACTCAGATGCGTCGTATATTGACGGCTTCTCGGCTTTCCACAGATGGGTTTCAAATAGACGTTTATCCTCAGATGGAAATT ATGAAGATGATGAGCAGAGAGCGTCCCGGACATCATCTATTGTGGATTGTCTGTTAGTGGAGCTTTATGACACATACAGCATTAACGGTTTCAGAGGGGTAGACAGCTCCACCGAAGCTTCCAGTTCAGATGCTTTTCTCGGGCGAAGTAACACCGGCGCGAACTTTCTGCAAGAACTTCAGGAGAAACACACGAGACGCCATCAGATGAAATATCTCTCTCAAAAAG GTCCAGAGGAACTAAAGTGGATCATTCAGGAGGTGAAATACCGCATTGGGGTCCAGTCTGCCAAACTGGTGCGTCAGGTGAAGAGAAAGGACCGACTACAGCAGAAAGTACAGAAGAACTTTGATATAGTTACTGCCTGTCTTCAAGCCGTCTCTCAGAAAAGAC GGGTCGACACCAGGTTGAAGTTCACCATCGAACCATCTCTTGGCAAGAATGGATTTCAACAA TGGTATGATGCCCTGAAAGCTGTGGTGAGGCTCCCAGCTGGCATCCCCAAAGAATGGAGGAAGAGG GTGTGGCTGACATTAGCCGATCAGTACCTCCACAGCATCTCCATCGACTGGGAGAAAACAATGAGGTTTGCTTTCAATGATCGCAGCAATCCAGACGATGACTCGCTGGGAATACAAATAGTAAAa GACTTGCATCGGACGGGCTGCAGCTCCTACTGTGGCCAGGAGGCCGAGCAGGACCGGGTGGTTTTAAAGCGAGTACTGCTGGCATACGCCCGCTGGAACAAGACTGTGGGCTATTGCCAGGGCTTTAATGTTTTGGCTGCCCTCATCCTGGAGGTCACAGAGGGACACGAAGGAGATGCATTAAAG GTGATGATATATTTGATCGATAAGGTGCTTCCTGATAGCTACTTTGCCAATAATCTACGTGCACTCTCTGTGGACATGGCCGTGTTCAGGGATCTGCTACGAATAAAGCTTCCAGAACTTTCTCAGCATCTTAATCATCTCCAAAAAGTAGCCAATCGGGAAGGAGGAG GCAGCTATGAACCGCCACTCACTAACGTCTTCACCATGCAGTGGTTTCTTACCATGTTCGCCACCTGTCTGCCCCACCACACCGTACTGAAGATCTGGGACTCTGTGTTTTTTGAGGGGTCGGAAATGCTGCTTCATGTAGCTCTGGCCATCTGGGCCAAACTCGGAGA GAGGATTGAGGAGTGTCAGACCGCTGATGAGTTTTATAGTACAATGGGCTGCCTGACACAGGAAATGCTGGAGCACAACCTGATCGACTCTAATGAACTTATGCAG ACTGTCTACTCCATGGCTCCCTTCCCATTCCCCCAACTGACCGAACTCAGGGAGAAATACACATATAACATCACCCCGTTCCCTGCACCTGTCAGAGCTAACAGCAG TCAGGCACTCAATGGATGGGAGAGTGATGATGATGTTGACATGGATGATGAAGATCCCATCATTACTGCTCTTGGTTGCCTGGGGCCCCTCGGTGGACTTCTGGCCCCTGAGATCCAGAGATACCAAAAACATCTTAAAG ATCAGAAAGCAGTGCAGAGCTCTCACGGCAGTAACATGGCTGAGCTCAGTCCCGGGGCGGTGGGTACGGGACGGGCGGAGCATCAGGCTGCCATCAACAGTATGATGCTGGAGCGCATGAGCACCGACATCAATGCGCTGAAAAAACAATACTCGCgcatcaaacaaaaacaactgCAGCAAGCCGGTCTACTCTACATTCATACAG GACTTCCAGTGGAAGCTGAAACTATTGAACCACATCAACCCAGTAAAGCCCAGAAGCACCACACTG ATAAATGTCCAGCCACCAGTATCCTTTCCTCCCAACTCGGTCCCTCCCCTGTGGTTAACCATCTTCTCCTGGGTAGGAAGCCCAGGCCTGATCAGCAGTCTTCCAAGAATGGTATCATACATAATGGAGGACTGCACCCTGTACCCCAAGCCCACTCTTCCCCATGCCAGAGCCAGACGTCCAGGGCCAGGCTCAATTCCCCCTGGCGCAGCCACGTGCGGACTCATCGGAGGAACATCGCCAGAGCTCGGGCCCAGCTCGGTTTTGATGATTCTCTGGAATTAGAGGATGACGAAACTCCTGTGAGAAAAACAGAAGAGGAAGAAGAGAGAAAAAGTGAGGAAGAAGAGGTAAAAGAGACTGCATGTGAAGAGCAGGAAAAGGTGGAGACATCTGAAGAGGTGACCATTGTGGCTAGAAGCTCAGATGTGTCTCTGCAAGACCACAGCTTTggagaagaagaggaggaggtcCAAGAGATAGAGAACAAGCTGTCTTCTCTGGAGCTGAAACCTTTACCAGAACCAACCTCAAATGAACCAGAGGCACAGACACCACCTCCAGAACCCCTGCCTAAGATGGACTCCAACCCCAATGATCTTCACCCACTCCCAACCACCTGTAATCAAGCTTCAGACTCTTCTAGCTCTGAAAGTGGAAGAAGCCCCTCAACCTTAGCCAGGGAACCCCCAAAACCACAGCAGATCTTTTCTCCTTTCCCCTGCATCAAAACACCTCGCAAGTCTGTTGCTGCAAGAAACCTGGGACTGTACGGTCCAACCGCCAGAACTCCAAATGTGCACTTTCCCCAGATGAGTAGAAGTATAAACCGTGTAGGAAGCACCACCAAGCGACGCTAA
- the tbc1d30 gene encoding TBC1 domain family member 30 isoform X3 has product MKQERFVSSKRSRVCVKRQNAGGGVGNIISNVLKKRNGISRRAPRLLCTLEPGVDTRLKFTIEPSLGKNGFQQWYDALKAVVRLPAGIPKEWRKRVWLTLADQYLHSISIDWEKTMRFAFNDRSNPDDDSLGIQIVKDLHRTGCSSYCGQEAEQDRVVLKRVLLAYARWNKTVGYCQGFNVLAALILEVTEGHEGDALKVMIYLIDKVLPDSYFANNLRALSVDMAVFRDLLRIKLPELSQHLNHLQKVANREGGGSYEPPLTNVFTMQWFLTMFATCLPHHTVLKIWDSVFFEGSEMLLHVALAIWAKLGERIEECQTADEFYSTMGCLTQEMLEHNLIDSNELMQTVYSMAPFPFPQLTELREKYTYNITPFPAPVRANSSQALNGWESDDDVDMDDEDPIITALGCLGPLGGLLAPEIQRYQKHLKDQKAVQSSHGSNMAELSPGAVGTGRAEHQAAINSMMLERMSTDINALKKQYSRIKQKQLQQAGLLYIHTGLPVEAETIEPHQPSKAQKHHTDKCPATSILSSQLGPSPVVNHLLLGRKPRPDQQSSKNGIIHNGGLHPVPQAHSSPCQSQTSRARLNSPWRSHVRTHRRNIARARAQLGFDDSLELEDDETPVRKTEEEEERKSEEEEVKETACEEQEKVETSEEVTIVARSSDVSLQDHSFGEEEEEVQEIENKLSSLELKPLPEPTSNEPEAQTPPPEPLPKMDSNPNDLHPLPTTCNQASDSSSSESGRSPSTLAREPPKPQQIFSPFPCIKTPRKSVAARNLGLYGPTARTPNVHFPQMSRSINRVGSTTKRR; this is encoded by the exons ATGAAGCAAGAAAGATTTGTTTCCTCAAAGAGGTCGAGGGTTTGCGTGAAACGTCAGAATGCAGGTGGAGGAGTTGGTAATATTATCAGTAATGTGCTGAAGAAACGCAACGGCATCTCCAGAAGAGCGCCACGGCTGCTCTGCACCCTAGAGCCAG GGGTCGACACCAGGTTGAAGTTCACCATCGAACCATCTCTTGGCAAGAATGGATTTCAACAA TGGTATGATGCCCTGAAAGCTGTGGTGAGGCTCCCAGCTGGCATCCCCAAAGAATGGAGGAAGAGG GTGTGGCTGACATTAGCCGATCAGTACCTCCACAGCATCTCCATCGACTGGGAGAAAACAATGAGGTTTGCTTTCAATGATCGCAGCAATCCAGACGATGACTCGCTGGGAATACAAATAGTAAAa GACTTGCATCGGACGGGCTGCAGCTCCTACTGTGGCCAGGAGGCCGAGCAGGACCGGGTGGTTTTAAAGCGAGTACTGCTGGCATACGCCCGCTGGAACAAGACTGTGGGCTATTGCCAGGGCTTTAATGTTTTGGCTGCCCTCATCCTGGAGGTCACAGAGGGACACGAAGGAGATGCATTAAAG GTGATGATATATTTGATCGATAAGGTGCTTCCTGATAGCTACTTTGCCAATAATCTACGTGCACTCTCTGTGGACATGGCCGTGTTCAGGGATCTGCTACGAATAAAGCTTCCAGAACTTTCTCAGCATCTTAATCATCTCCAAAAAGTAGCCAATCGGGAAGGAGGAG GCAGCTATGAACCGCCACTCACTAACGTCTTCACCATGCAGTGGTTTCTTACCATGTTCGCCACCTGTCTGCCCCACCACACCGTACTGAAGATCTGGGACTCTGTGTTTTTTGAGGGGTCGGAAATGCTGCTTCATGTAGCTCTGGCCATCTGGGCCAAACTCGGAGA GAGGATTGAGGAGTGTCAGACCGCTGATGAGTTTTATAGTACAATGGGCTGCCTGACACAGGAAATGCTGGAGCACAACCTGATCGACTCTAATGAACTTATGCAG ACTGTCTACTCCATGGCTCCCTTCCCATTCCCCCAACTGACCGAACTCAGGGAGAAATACACATATAACATCACCCCGTTCCCTGCACCTGTCAGAGCTAACAGCAG TCAGGCACTCAATGGATGGGAGAGTGATGATGATGTTGACATGGATGATGAAGATCCCATCATTACTGCTCTTGGTTGCCTGGGGCCCCTCGGTGGACTTCTGGCCCCTGAGATCCAGAGATACCAAAAACATCTTAAAG ATCAGAAAGCAGTGCAGAGCTCTCACGGCAGTAACATGGCTGAGCTCAGTCCCGGGGCGGTGGGTACGGGACGGGCGGAGCATCAGGCTGCCATCAACAGTATGATGCTGGAGCGCATGAGCACCGACATCAATGCGCTGAAAAAACAATACTCGCgcatcaaacaaaaacaactgCAGCAAGCCGGTCTACTCTACATTCATACAG GACTTCCAGTGGAAGCTGAAACTATTGAACCACATCAACCCAGTAAAGCCCAGAAGCACCACACTG ATAAATGTCCAGCCACCAGTATCCTTTCCTCCCAACTCGGTCCCTCCCCTGTGGTTAACCATCTTCTCCTGGGTAGGAAGCCCAGGCCTGATCAGCAGTCTTCCAAGAATGGTATCATACATAATGGAGGACTGCACCCTGTACCCCAAGCCCACTCTTCCCCATGCCAGAGCCAGACGTCCAGGGCCAGGCTCAATTCCCCCTGGCGCAGCCACGTGCGGACTCATCGGAGGAACATCGCCAGAGCTCGGGCCCAGCTCGGTTTTGATGATTCTCTGGAATTAGAGGATGACGAAACTCCTGTGAGAAAAACAGAAGAGGAAGAAGAGAGAAAAAGTGAGGAAGAAGAGGTAAAAGAGACTGCATGTGAAGAGCAGGAAAAGGTGGAGACATCTGAAGAGGTGACCATTGTGGCTAGAAGCTCAGATGTGTCTCTGCAAGACCACAGCTTTggagaagaagaggaggaggtcCAAGAGATAGAGAACAAGCTGTCTTCTCTGGAGCTGAAACCTTTACCAGAACCAACCTCAAATGAACCAGAGGCACAGACACCACCTCCAGAACCCCTGCCTAAGATGGACTCCAACCCCAATGATCTTCACCCACTCCCAACCACCTGTAATCAAGCTTCAGACTCTTCTAGCTCTGAAAGTGGAAGAAGCCCCTCAACCTTAGCCAGGGAACCCCCAAAACCACAGCAGATCTTTTCTCCTTTCCCCTGCATCAAAACACCTCGCAAGTCTGTTGCTGCAAGAAACCTGGGACTGTACGGTCCAACCGCCAGAACTCCAAATGTGCACTTTCCCCAGATGAGTAGAAGTATAAACCGTGTAGGAAGCACCACCAAGCGACGCTAA
- the tbc1d30 gene encoding TBC1 domain family member 30 isoform X4, whose product MKQERFVSSKRSRVCVKRQNAGGGVGNIISNVLKKRNGISRRAPRLLCTLEPGVDTRLKFTIEPSLGKNGFQQWYDALKAVVRLPAGIPKEWRKRVWLTLADQYLHSISIDWEKTMRFAFNDRSNPDDDSLGIQIVKDLHRTGCSSYCGQEAEQDRVVLKRVLLAYARWNKTVGYCQGFNVLAALILEVTEGHEGDALKVMIYLIDKVLPDSYFANNLRALSVDMAVFRDLLRIKLPELSQHLNHLQKVANREGGGSYEPPLTNVFTMQWFLTMFATCLPHHTVLKIWDSVFFEGSEMLLHVALAIWAKLGERIEECQTADEFYSTMGCLTQEMLEHNLIDSNELMQTVYSMAPFPFPQLTELREKYTYNITPFPAPVRANSSQALNGWESDDDVDMDDEDPIITALGCLGPLGGLLAPEIQRYQKHLKDQKAVQSSHGSNMAELSPGAVGTGRAEHQAAINSMMLERMSTDINALKKQYSRIKQKQLQQAGLLYIHTDKCPATSILSSQLGPSPVVNHLLLGRKPRPDQQSSKNGIIHNGGLHPVPQAHSSPCQSQTSRARLNSPWRSHVRTHRRNIARARAQLGFDDSLELEDDETPVRKTEEEEERKSEEEEVKETACEEQEKVETSEEVTIVARSSDVSLQDHSFGEEEEEVQEIENKLSSLELKPLPEPTSNEPEAQTPPPEPLPKMDSNPNDLHPLPTTCNQASDSSSSESGRSPSTLAREPPKPQQIFSPFPCIKTPRKSVAARNLGLYGPTARTPNVHFPQMSRSINRVGSTTKRR is encoded by the exons ATGAAGCAAGAAAGATTTGTTTCCTCAAAGAGGTCGAGGGTTTGCGTGAAACGTCAGAATGCAGGTGGAGGAGTTGGTAATATTATCAGTAATGTGCTGAAGAAACGCAACGGCATCTCCAGAAGAGCGCCACGGCTGCTCTGCACCCTAGAGCCAG GGGTCGACACCAGGTTGAAGTTCACCATCGAACCATCTCTTGGCAAGAATGGATTTCAACAA TGGTATGATGCCCTGAAAGCTGTGGTGAGGCTCCCAGCTGGCATCCCCAAAGAATGGAGGAAGAGG GTGTGGCTGACATTAGCCGATCAGTACCTCCACAGCATCTCCATCGACTGGGAGAAAACAATGAGGTTTGCTTTCAATGATCGCAGCAATCCAGACGATGACTCGCTGGGAATACAAATAGTAAAa GACTTGCATCGGACGGGCTGCAGCTCCTACTGTGGCCAGGAGGCCGAGCAGGACCGGGTGGTTTTAAAGCGAGTACTGCTGGCATACGCCCGCTGGAACAAGACTGTGGGCTATTGCCAGGGCTTTAATGTTTTGGCTGCCCTCATCCTGGAGGTCACAGAGGGACACGAAGGAGATGCATTAAAG GTGATGATATATTTGATCGATAAGGTGCTTCCTGATAGCTACTTTGCCAATAATCTACGTGCACTCTCTGTGGACATGGCCGTGTTCAGGGATCTGCTACGAATAAAGCTTCCAGAACTTTCTCAGCATCTTAATCATCTCCAAAAAGTAGCCAATCGGGAAGGAGGAG GCAGCTATGAACCGCCACTCACTAACGTCTTCACCATGCAGTGGTTTCTTACCATGTTCGCCACCTGTCTGCCCCACCACACCGTACTGAAGATCTGGGACTCTGTGTTTTTTGAGGGGTCGGAAATGCTGCTTCATGTAGCTCTGGCCATCTGGGCCAAACTCGGAGA GAGGATTGAGGAGTGTCAGACCGCTGATGAGTTTTATAGTACAATGGGCTGCCTGACACAGGAAATGCTGGAGCACAACCTGATCGACTCTAATGAACTTATGCAG ACTGTCTACTCCATGGCTCCCTTCCCATTCCCCCAACTGACCGAACTCAGGGAGAAATACACATATAACATCACCCCGTTCCCTGCACCTGTCAGAGCTAACAGCAG TCAGGCACTCAATGGATGGGAGAGTGATGATGATGTTGACATGGATGATGAAGATCCCATCATTACTGCTCTTGGTTGCCTGGGGCCCCTCGGTGGACTTCTGGCCCCTGAGATCCAGAGATACCAAAAACATCTTAAAG ATCAGAAAGCAGTGCAGAGCTCTCACGGCAGTAACATGGCTGAGCTCAGTCCCGGGGCGGTGGGTACGGGACGGGCGGAGCATCAGGCTGCCATCAACAGTATGATGCTGGAGCGCATGAGCACCGACATCAATGCGCTGAAAAAACAATACTCGCgcatcaaacaaaaacaactgCAGCAAGCCGGTCTACTCTACATTCATACAG ATAAATGTCCAGCCACCAGTATCCTTTCCTCCCAACTCGGTCCCTCCCCTGTGGTTAACCATCTTCTCCTGGGTAGGAAGCCCAGGCCTGATCAGCAGTCTTCCAAGAATGGTATCATACATAATGGAGGACTGCACCCTGTACCCCAAGCCCACTCTTCCCCATGCCAGAGCCAGACGTCCAGGGCCAGGCTCAATTCCCCCTGGCGCAGCCACGTGCGGACTCATCGGAGGAACATCGCCAGAGCTCGGGCCCAGCTCGGTTTTGATGATTCTCTGGAATTAGAGGATGACGAAACTCCTGTGAGAAAAACAGAAGAGGAAGAAGAGAGAAAAAGTGAGGAAGAAGAGGTAAAAGAGACTGCATGTGAAGAGCAGGAAAAGGTGGAGACATCTGAAGAGGTGACCATTGTGGCTAGAAGCTCAGATGTGTCTCTGCAAGACCACAGCTTTggagaagaagaggaggaggtcCAAGAGATAGAGAACAAGCTGTCTTCTCTGGAGCTGAAACCTTTACCAGAACCAACCTCAAATGAACCAGAGGCACAGACACCACCTCCAGAACCCCTGCCTAAGATGGACTCCAACCCCAATGATCTTCACCCACTCCCAACCACCTGTAATCAAGCTTCAGACTCTTCTAGCTCTGAAAGTGGAAGAAGCCCCTCAACCTTAGCCAGGGAACCCCCAAAACCACAGCAGATCTTTTCTCCTTTCCCCTGCATCAAAACACCTCGCAAGTCTGTTGCTGCAAGAAACCTGGGACTGTACGGTCCAACCGCCAGAACTCCAAATGTGCACTTTCCCCAGATGAGTAGAAGTATAAACCGTGTAGGAAGCACCACCAAGCGACGCTAA